A genomic segment from Desulfurispirillum indicum S5 encodes:
- a CDS encoding addiction module protein yields the protein MYLATLHRYRLTIFGGGIPYEYYSPQEVFQMNLQELIAEALHLSMEERAHLIQQLVLSMESPSEDELKAEWIKEAHRKANELTHLREQLQVGINQLDQGLGTTINSHEELDELFVTIKGA from the coding sequence ATGTACCTGGCAACCCTGCACCGTTACAGGTTGACAATCTTCGGAGGAGGCATACCCTATGAATATTATTCACCGCAAGAGGTATTCCAGATGAATCTCCAGGAACTTATAGCTGAAGCACTCCACCTCTCCATGGAAGAGCGGGCACACCTGATTCAGCAACTCGTACTGAGTATGGAATCTCCCTCGGAAGACGAACTGAAAGCCGAGTGGATAAAGGAAGCCCACCGCAAAGCCAACGAACTTACCCACCTTCGCGAGCAGCTGCAAGTCGGCATCAACCAACTTGACCAGGGGCTGGGAACTACAATCAATTCGCACGAAGAGCTGGATGAATTATTCGTTACAATCAAAGGGGCATAG